Proteins from a genomic interval of Burkholderia cepacia GG4:
- the queG gene encoding tRNA epoxyqueuosine(34) reductase QueG, protein MNRLPELAASDRPSTRAEGAAPCALDDATLTALAARIRAWGRELGFGAIGISDTDLSDAEAGLAAWLEAGCHGEMDYMAKHGMKRARPAELVAGTRRVISARLAYLPAETLAADAPDASSGALAPHDWRARERARLDDPQAAVVSIYARGRDYHKVLRNRLQTLAERIEREIGAFGYRVFTDSAPVLEVELAQKAGVGWRGKHTLLLQRDAGSLFFLGEIYVDIPLPTDAQTAPDTAPETPGAHCGSCTRCIGACPTGAIVEPYRVDARRCISYLTIELKGSIPEPLRPMIGNRVYGCDDCQLVCPWNKFAQAAPVADFDVRHGLDRATLVELFGWDADAFDTRMQGSAIRRIGYESWLRNLAVGLGNALRAPADRLAPAARDAIVAALRARADDPSPVVREHVEWALRAA, encoded by the coding sequence ATGAACCGATTACCGGAACTCGCCGCATCCGACAGGCCTTCGACTCGTGCCGAAGGCGCGGCGCCGTGCGCGCTCGATGATGCGACGTTGACTGCGCTCGCCGCTCGCATCAGGGCGTGGGGGCGCGAATTGGGTTTCGGGGCGATCGGCATCAGCGATACCGATCTCTCGGATGCCGAAGCAGGCCTCGCCGCCTGGCTGGAAGCCGGTTGTCACGGCGAAATGGATTATATGGCGAAACACGGAATGAAACGCGCGCGGCCGGCCGAACTTGTGGCCGGTACGCGACGCGTGATTTCCGCGCGGCTCGCCTATCTGCCGGCCGAAACGCTCGCCGCCGATGCGCCCGATGCATCATCCGGCGCGCTTGCGCCGCACGACTGGCGCGCACGCGAGCGCGCGCGGCTCGACGATCCGCAAGCGGCCGTCGTGTCGATCTATGCGCGCGGCCGCGACTATCACAAGGTGCTGCGCAACCGGCTGCAGACGCTCGCGGAGCGCATCGAGCGCGAGATCGGCGCATTCGGCTACCGCGTGTTCACCGATTCGGCGCCGGTGCTCGAGGTCGAGCTCGCGCAGAAGGCCGGTGTCGGCTGGCGCGGCAAGCACACGCTGTTGCTGCAGCGCGACGCGGGTTCGCTGTTCTTCCTCGGCGAAATCTATGTCGACATTCCGCTGCCGACCGACGCGCAAACGGCGCCCGACACCGCGCCCGAGACGCCCGGCGCGCACTGCGGCAGCTGCACGCGCTGCATCGGCGCGTGCCCGACCGGTGCGATCGTCGAACCGTATCGCGTCGACGCGCGCCGCTGCATCTCGTACCTGACGATTGAACTGAAAGGCAGCATTCCGGAGCCGTTGCGGCCGATGATCGGCAATCGCGTGTACGGCTGCGACGACTGCCAGCTCGTGTGCCCGTGGAACAAGTTTGCGCAGGCCGCGCCCGTTGCCGATTTCGACGTGCGGCACGGCCTCGACCGCGCGACGCTCGTCGAGCTGTTCGGCTGGGACGCGGACGCTTTCGATACACGGATGCAGGGCAGCGCGATCCGGCGCATCGGTTATGAAAGCTGGCTGCGCAATCTCGCGGTCGGGCTCGGCAACGCGCTGCGCGCGCCGGCGGATCGGCTCGCACCCGCTGCGCGCGACGCGATCGTCGCCGCATTGCGCGCGCGGGCCGACGATCCGTCGCCGGTCGTGCGCGAGCATGTCGAATGGGCGCTGCGTGCCGCGTGA
- a CDS encoding pirin family protein, translated as MTDPIKALLKPHIRDIGNLQVRRTLPALAARLVGPFIFFDHMGPATLPAGTGLDVRPHPHIGLATVTYLFDGAIMHRDSLGSLQEIVPGDVNWMTAGRGIVHSERTPDAQRASGHTVHGIQTWVALPVGDETTEPSFEHHAADVLPKRNENGVSLTVIAGDAFGLRSPVTTFSRTLYVAAEFAAGGRIELDASHEERAVYVVNGDLTIDGTPVPAEQMAVLAPGATVTLASGSGARAMLLGGDKIDGERFIEWNFVASSRDAIERAKVAWTNQEMGKVPGETEWIPLPESTPR; from the coding sequence ATGACCGATCCGATCAAAGCCCTGCTGAAGCCGCACATCCGCGACATCGGCAACCTGCAGGTGCGCCGCACGCTGCCCGCGCTCGCCGCGCGCCTCGTCGGCCCGTTCATCTTCTTCGATCACATGGGGCCCGCGACGCTGCCGGCCGGCACCGGGCTCGACGTGCGCCCGCATCCGCATATCGGGCTCGCCACCGTCACCTACCTGTTCGACGGCGCGATCATGCATCGAGACAGCCTCGGCTCGCTGCAGGAAATCGTGCCGGGCGACGTGAACTGGATGACGGCCGGCCGCGGCATCGTGCACTCGGAGCGCACGCCCGACGCGCAGCGCGCGAGCGGCCATACCGTGCACGGGATCCAGACCTGGGTCGCGCTGCCCGTCGGCGACGAGACCACCGAGCCGTCGTTCGAGCACCATGCGGCCGACGTGCTCCCGAAGCGCAACGAGAACGGCGTGTCGCTGACGGTGATCGCCGGCGACGCATTCGGCCTGCGCTCGCCCGTCACGACGTTCTCGCGCACGCTGTACGTCGCCGCCGAATTCGCGGCCGGCGGCCGGATCGAACTCGACGCATCGCACGAGGAACGCGCGGTCTACGTGGTCAACGGCGACCTGACGATCGACGGCACACCGGTGCCGGCCGAGCAGATGGCCGTGCTCGCGCCGGGCGCAACCGTCACGCTCGCGAGCGGCAGCGGCGCACGCGCGATGCTGCTGGGCGGCGACAAGATCGACGGCGAGCGCTTCATCGAATGGAATTTCGTCGCCAGCAGCCGCGACGCGATCGAGCGCGCGAAAGTCGCGTGGACGAACCAGGAAATGGGCAAGGTGCCCGGCGAAACCGAGTGGATTCCGCTGCCCGAATCGACGCCGCGTTGA
- the pdxH gene encoding pyridoxamine 5'-phosphate oxidase codes for MTTLADLRINYSRASLDEADAAPDPFAQFDRWFKEALAAKLPEPNTMTLATVGDDGRPSARIVLIKGVDERGFVFFTNYESRKGRDLAAHPHAALLFYWIELERQVRIEGRIEKTSADESDRYFASRPLGSRIGAWASEQSAVIDSRATLEAREKDVVERYGENPPRPPHWGGYRVVPDAIEFWQGRPSRLHDRILYTRDAAAAPGWTISRLSP; via the coding sequence ATGACGACTCTCGCCGATCTCCGCATCAACTATTCGCGTGCTTCGCTCGACGAAGCCGATGCCGCCCCCGACCCCTTCGCCCAGTTCGACCGCTGGTTCAAGGAGGCGCTCGCCGCCAAGCTCCCCGAGCCCAACACGATGACACTCGCCACCGTCGGTGACGACGGCCGACCGTCGGCCCGAATCGTGCTTATCAAGGGTGTCGACGAACGCGGGTTTGTCTTTTTTACCAACTACGAAAGCCGCAAGGGCCGCGATCTCGCCGCCCATCCGCACGCGGCGCTGCTGTTCTACTGGATCGAGCTCGAGCGCCAGGTGCGCATCGAAGGCCGGATCGAGAAAACCAGCGCCGACGAAAGCGACCGCTATTTCGCGTCGCGCCCGCTTGGCTCGCGCATCGGTGCGTGGGCCTCCGAGCAGAGCGCCGTGATCGACAGCCGCGCGACGCTCGAAGCGCGCGAGAAGGACGTGGTCGAACGCTACGGCGAGAACCCGCCGCGCCCGCCGCACTGGGGTGGCTATCGCGTCGTGCCCGACGCGATCGAGTTCTGGCAGGGCCGTCCGTCGCGCCTGCACGACCGCATCCTCTATACGCGCGACGCCGCAGCGGCGCCGGGCTGGACGATCTCGCGCCTGTCGCCGTAA
- the trxA gene encoding thioredoxin — translation MDTTLATFEKDVIEASLDAPVLVDFWAPWCGPCKTLGPLLEKLEADYEGRWKLVKVNVDENQELAAHFQTRSIPHVIAFADGRPVDQFIGVLPEGQLRAFLDGLLPAPDEAERRAAQYAIAESRYDDAITHLEAALALNPGFDDARLDLIELLLANNQVEIARAEAERLSPQTVQGNDPRYQAIKTRFDALDATADLPPTDALEARIAANPGDLEARFDLAQCLIARRAYEGALEQLLEIVLRDRTYGDDLGRRTMISVFELAGDHPELVAAWRRKLSMALN, via the coding sequence ATGGACACCACGCTTGCCACATTCGAGAAAGACGTGATCGAGGCGTCGCTGGACGCGCCCGTGCTGGTCGACTTCTGGGCGCCGTGGTGCGGCCCCTGCAAGACGCTCGGTCCGCTGCTGGAAAAGCTCGAAGCCGACTACGAAGGCCGCTGGAAGCTCGTCAAGGTGAACGTCGACGAGAACCAGGAACTCGCCGCGCACTTCCAGACGCGCAGCATTCCGCACGTGATCGCGTTCGCCGACGGGCGCCCCGTCGACCAGTTCATCGGCGTGCTGCCGGAAGGCCAGTTGCGCGCATTCCTCGACGGGCTGCTGCCGGCGCCCGACGAAGCCGAGCGCCGCGCCGCACAATACGCGATCGCCGAGTCGCGCTACGACGACGCGATCACGCACCTCGAAGCGGCGCTCGCGCTGAACCCCGGCTTCGACGACGCACGGCTCGACCTGATCGAACTGCTGCTCGCGAACAACCAGGTGGAGATTGCGCGCGCCGAGGCCGAACGCCTGTCGCCGCAGACCGTGCAGGGCAACGATCCGCGCTACCAGGCGATCAAGACCCGTTTCGACGCGCTCGACGCGACGGCCGACCTGCCGCCAACCGACGCGCTCGAAGCACGCATCGCGGCGAACCCCGGCGATCTCGAAGCACGCTTCGATCTCGCGCAGTGCCTGATCGCGCGACGGGCGTACGAAGGCGCGCTCGAGCAGTTGCTGGAAATCGTGTTGCGCGACCGCACGTACGGCGACGACCTCGGCCGCCGCACGATGATTTCGGTGTTCGAGCTGGCGGGCGATCACCCCGAGCTCGTCGCCGCATGGCGGCGCAAGCTGAGCATGGCGCTCAACTGA
- a CDS encoding EamA family transporter, which translates to MAPKDLLLALVVILAWGVNFVVIKVGLHGMPPMLLGALRFTLAAVPAVFFVRRPQIPWRMLILYGATIQLGQFVFLFTGMYVGMPAGLASLVLQSQAFFTLVFAMLFLGERLRAQNLVGLAIAAAGLAVIAAQGSRAMTLAGFLLTICSAAMWAVGNIVTKKVGRANLVSLVVWASLVPPVPFFLLSLWFEGPQRIEAALAGLNGASIFAVVYLAFVATLVGYGLWSRLMSRYPAAQVAQFSLLVPIVGLASSTLLLDEHLTQAQLIGAALVMGGLAVNVFGGKLARRFAAS; encoded by the coding sequence ATGGCCCCGAAGGACTTGCTGCTCGCGCTGGTCGTGATCCTGGCGTGGGGCGTGAATTTCGTCGTGATCAAGGTCGGCCTGCACGGGATGCCGCCAATGCTGCTCGGCGCGCTGCGCTTCACGCTCGCGGCGGTGCCCGCGGTGTTCTTCGTGCGCCGGCCGCAGATTCCGTGGCGCATGCTGATCCTGTACGGCGCGACGATCCAGCTCGGCCAGTTCGTGTTCCTGTTTACCGGCATGTACGTCGGCATGCCGGCCGGCCTCGCGTCGCTCGTGCTGCAGTCGCAGGCGTTCTTCACGCTCGTGTTCGCGATGCTGTTCCTCGGCGAGCGGCTGCGCGCGCAGAACCTGGTCGGGCTCGCGATCGCCGCGGCCGGGCTCGCCGTGATCGCGGCGCAGGGCAGCCGCGCGATGACGCTCGCAGGCTTCCTGCTCACGATCTGCTCGGCCGCGATGTGGGCGGTCGGCAACATCGTCACGAAGAAGGTCGGCCGTGCGAACCTGGTGTCGCTCGTCGTGTGGGCGAGCCTCGTGCCGCCCGTGCCGTTCTTCCTGCTGTCGCTGTGGTTCGAAGGGCCGCAGCGGATCGAGGCCGCGCTGGCCGGCCTGAACGGCGCATCGATCTTCGCGGTCGTCTATCTCGCGTTCGTCGCGACGCTCGTCGGCTACGGCTTGTGGAGCCGCCTGATGTCGCGGTATCCGGCCGCGCAGGTCGCGCAGTTCTCGCTGCTGGTGCCGATCGTGGGGCTGGCGTCGTCGACGCTGCTGCTCGACGAGCACCTGACCCAGGCGCAGCTGATCGGCGCCGCGCTCGTGATGGGCGGGCTCGCGGTGAACGTGTTCGGCGGGAAGCTGGCGCGCCGCTTCGCGGCGTCGTGA
- the msrA gene encoding peptide-methionine (S)-S-oxide reductase MsrA, producing MVNEMLETATVGGGCFWCTEAVFLDVDGVTAVQSGYAGGHTRNPGYRDVCDGDTGHAEVVNVTFDPARIGYREVLEIFFATHDPTQLNRQGNDVGTQYRSVVFTHSDEQRDTALDVIRELEREQVFGQPIVTQVVPLDDNYWPAEDYHQNYYARNPGQGYCSVVIGPKLAKFRQKFSHRLKSLRGA from the coding sequence ATGGTGAACGAGATGCTTGAAACCGCGACCGTGGGCGGCGGGTGCTTCTGGTGCACGGAGGCCGTATTTCTCGACGTCGACGGCGTGACGGCCGTCCAGTCGGGCTATGCGGGCGGCCATACGCGCAACCCCGGCTATCGCGACGTATGCGACGGCGACACCGGGCATGCGGAGGTCGTGAACGTGACGTTCGATCCGGCACGCATCGGTTATCGCGAGGTCCTCGAGATCTTCTTCGCGACGCACGATCCGACCCAGCTGAACCGGCAGGGCAACGACGTCGGCACGCAATACCGGTCGGTCGTGTTCACGCATTCTGATGAGCAGCGCGACACTGCGCTCGACGTGATCCGCGAACTGGAGCGTGAGCAGGTGTTCGGGCAGCCGATCGTCACGCAGGTCGTGCCGCTCGACGACAACTACTGGCCGGCCGAGGATTATCACCAGAACTATTACGCACGCAATCCGGGGCAGGGCTACTGCTCGGTCGTGATCGGGCCGAAGCTCGCGAAATTCCGCCAGAAGTTCTCGCACCGGCTGAAGTCGCTGCGCGGCGCATGA
- a CDS encoding N-acetylmuramoyl-L-alanine amidase, with protein sequence MSRKMLIKPFRSIESAATATHNWRRRQVLCAGASTLVLGLVAPRLAHASSVLGVRVWPARDYTRVTIESDQPLQNSQQLLQGPDRLVVDLSGLDLDQALRDLVSKIAPNDPQIQSVRVGQYQPHVVRMVFDLKGSVKPQVFTLPPVGTYKYRLVFDLYPAVAPDPLTDLIAQTERKEQALNDTARAQQMQPPTALTGPAVPPPPAAGDNSDAFFQRFAQNTPATPRTPSAATPSTPAKPAVKPPPVIARRDDSDDDGDTYKFTAPKSGKGGTVRLLTVAIDPGHGGEDPGAIGGNGTYEKHVALDIAKKLRAKIDGAPNMRAMMTRDADFFVPLNVRVQKARRVGADLFVSIHADAFTTPSARGSSVFALSDHGATSAAARWMANKENSSDLIGGINIKTQDAAVNRALFDMSTTAQIRDSLRYGNYVLKEVGGINKLHKGSVEQAGFAVLKAPDIPSILVETAFISNPDEERRLNDDSYRDEMADAIFRGIKRYFAANPPLAKSRMT encoded by the coding sequence ATGTCTCGAAAGATGTTGATCAAACCGTTCCGCTCGATCGAATCGGCGGCCACCGCGACGCACAACTGGCGGCGCCGCCAGGTCCTGTGCGCGGGGGCGTCGACGCTGGTGCTCGGTCTCGTCGCGCCGCGGCTCGCACACGCGTCGTCGGTGCTCGGCGTGCGCGTGTGGCCCGCGCGCGATTACACGCGCGTCACGATCGAATCCGACCAGCCGCTGCAGAATAGCCAACAGCTGCTGCAGGGTCCCGACCGGCTCGTCGTCGACCTGAGCGGGCTCGATCTCGACCAGGCGCTGCGCGACCTCGTGTCGAAGATCGCGCCGAACGATCCGCAGATCCAGTCGGTGCGCGTCGGCCAGTACCAGCCGCACGTCGTGCGGATGGTGTTCGACCTGAAGGGTTCGGTGAAGCCGCAGGTGTTCACGCTGCCGCCGGTGGGCACCTACAAGTACCGGCTCGTGTTCGACCTGTATCCGGCCGTCGCGCCCGATCCGCTGACCGACCTGATCGCGCAGACGGAACGCAAGGAACAGGCGCTCAACGACACCGCGCGCGCGCAGCAGATGCAGCCGCCTACCGCGCTCACGGGCCCGGCCGTGCCGCCGCCGCCCGCCGCGGGCGACAACAGCGACGCGTTCTTCCAGCGCTTCGCTCAGAACACGCCGGCCACGCCGCGCACGCCATCGGCCGCCACGCCGTCGACGCCCGCGAAGCCGGCTGTCAAGCCGCCGCCCGTCATCGCGCGCCGCGACGACAGCGACGACGACGGCGACACCTACAAGTTCACCGCGCCGAAATCCGGCAAGGGCGGCACCGTGCGCCTCCTGACGGTCGCGATCGATCCGGGCCACGGTGGCGAGGATCCCGGCGCGATCGGCGGCAACGGCACCTACGAGAAGCACGTCGCGCTCGACATCGCGAAGAAGCTGCGCGCGAAGATCGACGGCGCGCCGAACATGCGCGCGATGATGACGCGCGACGCCGACTTCTTCGTGCCGCTGAACGTGCGCGTGCAGAAGGCGCGCCGCGTCGGCGCCGATCTGTTCGTGTCGATCCACGCGGACGCGTTCACGACGCCGTCCGCACGCGGCTCGTCGGTGTTCGCGCTGTCCGACCACGGCGCGACGAGCGCCGCGGCGCGCTGGATGGCGAACAAGGAAAACTCGTCGGACCTGATCGGCGGCATCAACATCAAGACGCAGGACGCGGCCGTGAACCGCGCGCTGTTCGACATGTCGACGACCGCGCAGATCCGCGACTCGCTGCGCTACGGCAACTACGTGCTGAAGGAAGTCGGCGGCATCAACAAGCTGCACAAGGGCTCGGTCGAGCAGGCCGGGTTCGCGGTGCTGAAAGCGCCCGACATCCCGTCGATCCTGGTCGAGACCGCGTTCATCAGCAACCCCGACGAAGAGCGCAGGCTCAACGACGACAGCTATCGCGACGAGATGGCCGACGCGATCTTCCGCGGCATCAAGCGCTACTTCGCCGCGAATCCGCCGCTCGCGAAGAGCCGGATGACCTGA
- a CDS encoding bifunctional tRNA (adenosine(37)-N6)-threonylcarbamoyltransferase complex ATPase subunit type 1 TsaE/phosphotransferase has protein sequence MSATSHTPHAVTLPAPLAERVIALADEAATEAFGTRFAHALDAARNELARAHAFDGLQIQLIGDLGAGKTTLVRAILRGLGHPGRVRSPTYTLVEPYAFARDDGELEVYHFDLYRFNDPAEWSDAGFREYFNSSAICLVEWPQQAGTLLGVPDLVFSLDVDGDGRALTVRAFSASGKACLERC, from the coding sequence ATGTCAGCCACGTCCCATACGCCTCATGCCGTCACGCTGCCTGCCCCGCTCGCGGAGCGCGTGATCGCACTCGCCGACGAAGCGGCGACCGAGGCCTTCGGCACCCGCTTCGCACACGCGCTCGACGCGGCACGCAACGAGCTCGCCCGCGCCCACGCGTTCGACGGGCTGCAGATCCAGCTGATCGGCGACCTCGGCGCGGGCAAGACGACCCTCGTGCGCGCGATCCTGCGCGGCCTCGGCCACCCTGGACGCGTGCGCAGCCCGACCTACACGCTCGTCGAGCCATACGCATTCGCCCGCGACGATGGGGAACTTGAGGTCTATCACTTCGATCTGTATCGATTCAACGATCCGGCCGAATGGTCCGACGCGGGCTTTCGCGAATATTTCAATTCCAGCGCGATCTGCCTCGTCGAATGGCCGCAACAGGCGGGCACCCTGCTCGGCGTGCCCGATCTGGTTTTCTCGCTCGACGTGGATGGCGACGGCCGCGCCCTCACCGTCCGGGCGTTCAGCGCTTCAGGAAAGGCATGTCTCGAAAGATGTTGA
- a CDS encoding DUF72 domain-containing protein produces MGDGRTRRTTPPQRRQHDDTDGPHADGQFDLFGASPDDARAAAPADDDRHAGAGVRVTPDETDDARPVQAPARTGRPAPHPSAQDHEPPPSSGLLWDEPSPPAAPPKQGRRRRSVAPAPISAEVADAAATLPPNVRLGTSSWFFPGWDGIVYDGDFAQTKLSREGLEAYGAHPLLKSVSLDRSFYGPLSVADYLRYAQQVPDDFRFVVKAPASVTDAVVRGRRGEPSGLNPTFLDAQLATREFVQPCLEGLGRKAGVLVFQFSPLPDQLLADPAALIDRLSTFFAALPPLPLDADGTRYAIEIRDASLLTPRFIRALATLGVRYCVGLHARMPDPLRQAAALALLDGDAPGPLIVRWSLHGGFKYEQAKAKYEPFDRLVDEDPATRSALAELAARYALAGQPVIITINNKAEGSAPLSCIALAREIAAACARWRSEAAA; encoded by the coding sequence ATGGGTGACGGCAGGACACGGCGCACGACGCCGCCGCAACGACGGCAGCACGACGACACGGACGGGCCGCACGCCGACGGGCAGTTCGACCTGTTCGGCGCGTCGCCCGACGACGCACGCGCGGCTGCGCCCGCGGACGACGACCGCCATGCAGGTGCCGGCGTACGCGTGACGCCGGACGAGACCGACGATGCGCGACCGGTGCAGGCGCCCGCCCGCACCGGCCGGCCAGCGCCCCACCCGTCCGCCCAGGACCACGAACCGCCGCCCTCCTCCGGCCTGCTGTGGGACGAACCGTCCCCGCCCGCCGCGCCGCCGAAGCAAGGCCGGCGCCGGCGCAGCGTCGCGCCCGCGCCGATTTCCGCCGAAGTCGCCGACGCGGCGGCGACCCTGCCGCCGAACGTGCGGCTCGGCACGTCGTCGTGGTTTTTCCCCGGCTGGGACGGCATCGTCTACGACGGCGACTTCGCGCAAACAAAGCTGTCGCGCGAAGGGCTCGAGGCGTACGGCGCGCATCCGCTGCTGAAGAGCGTGAGCCTCGACCGGTCGTTCTACGGCCCGCTGTCGGTGGCCGACTACCTGCGCTATGCGCAACAGGTGCCGGACGACTTCCGCTTCGTCGTGAAGGCGCCGGCCTCCGTGACCGACGCGGTCGTGCGCGGACGGCGCGGCGAGCCGTCGGGGCTCAACCCGACCTTTCTCGACGCGCAGCTTGCCACCCGGGAATTCGTGCAGCCGTGCCTCGAAGGACTCGGCAGGAAGGCCGGCGTGCTGGTGTTCCAGTTTTCGCCGCTGCCCGATCAACTGCTCGCCGACCCAGCGGCGCTGATCGACCGGCTGTCGACGTTCTTCGCGGCGCTGCCGCCACTGCCGCTCGATGCCGACGGCACGCGCTACGCGATCGAGATCCGCGACGCGAGCCTGCTCACGCCGCGCTTCATCCGCGCGCTCGCGACGCTCGGCGTGCGCTACTGCGTCGGCCTGCATGCGCGGATGCCCGACCCGCTGCGGCAGGCGGCCGCGCTCGCGCTGCTCGACGGCGATGCGCCGGGCCCGCTGATCGTGCGCTGGAGCCTGCATGGCGGGTTCAAGTACGAACAGGCAAAGGCAAAGTACGAGCCATTCGACCGGCTCGTCGACGAGGATCCGGCCACGCGCTCGGCGCTCGCCGAACTGGCCGCGCGCTACGCGCTGGCCGGACAGCCGGTGATCATCACGATCAACAACAAGGCGGAAGGCTCCGCGCCGCTGTCGTGCATCGCGCTCGCGCGCGAGATCGCCGCCGCATGCGCGCGCTGGCGCAGCGAGGCGGCGGCGTAG
- the tcdA gene encoding tRNA cyclic N6-threonylcarbamoyladenosine(37) synthase TcdA, whose translation MPAADTAPSSSSDLTPSPTIQLDVDRERRFGGIARLYGAPALAAFERARVAVIGIGGVGSWTAEALARSAIGTLTLIDLDNVAESNTNRQIHALDGNYGKPKVDAMAERIALIDPACRVNRIEDFVEPDNFDALLGGGFDYVIDAIDSVRTKVALIAWCVAKGQPLVTVGGAGGQLDPTRIRIDDLALTIQDPLLSKVRAQLRKQHGFPRGPKARFKVSAVYSDEPLIYPEAAACDLEDGAEPSTAAHVAGLNCAGFGSSVCVTASFGFAAAAHALRAIAARAAG comes from the coding sequence ATGCCTGCTGCCGATACTGCCCCGTCCAGTTCCTCTGATCTTACCCCGAGCCCGACAATCCAGCTTGACGTGGATCGCGAACGCCGTTTCGGCGGCATCGCGCGGCTGTACGGTGCGCCCGCGCTCGCCGCGTTCGAGCGCGCACGCGTCGCCGTGATCGGCATCGGCGGCGTCGGCTCGTGGACGGCCGAGGCGCTCGCGCGCAGTGCGATCGGCACGCTGACGCTGATCGATCTCGACAACGTCGCGGAGAGCAACACGAACCGGCAGATCCACGCGCTCGACGGCAACTACGGCAAGCCAAAGGTCGACGCGATGGCCGAGCGGATCGCGCTGATCGATCCCGCATGCCGCGTGAACCGGATCGAGGATTTCGTGGAACCCGACAACTTCGATGCACTGCTCGGCGGCGGTTTCGACTACGTGATCGACGCGATCGACAGCGTGCGCACGAAGGTCGCGCTGATCGCATGGTGCGTTGCGAAAGGGCAGCCGCTCGTCACGGTCGGCGGCGCGGGCGGCCAGCTCGACCCGACGCGCATCCGCATCGACGATCTCGCGCTGACGATTCAGGATCCGCTGCTGTCGAAGGTACGCGCGCAGCTGCGCAAGCAGCACGGTTTTCCGCGCGGGCCGAAGGCGCGCTTCAAGGTCAGCGCCGTGTATTCGGACGAGCCGCTGATCTATCCGGAAGCGGCCGCGTGCGACCTCGAGGACGGCGCGGAGCCGTCCACGGCCGCGCACGTCGCGGGGCTCAACTGCGCGGGGTTCGGTTCGAGCGTGTGCGTGACGGCGAGCTTCGGCTTCGCGGCCGCAGCGCATGCGCTGCGGGCGATCGCGGCGCGGGCCGCGGGTTGA
- a CDS encoding SAM-dependent methyltransferase → MFWEKKLAQWADEVRAKANIPARLVLWNGDQLDFGTFSAPQVTLKVNTASALPLLLEPSLDNLGEAYIKGKIDIEGRLSDIINISYSLARSTVTSASKLARVKRYFNHTKNTDKKAIQYHYDVSNEFYQLWLDENMVYSCAYFENGDEDLATAQIKKIDHILTKIQLEPGQRLLDIGCGWGALVLRAAQKFGATCLGVTLSQNQFDLATARVKAAGLEDKIEIRLQDYREIDGQFDRITSVGMFEHVGRKNLPLYFSRVRELLTDEGIAMNHGITSTDAESGETALGGGEFIDRYVFPDGELPHISLALEAAQRGGLEAIDVESLRRHYARTLEIWTENFELKAERARALVDDEKFRIWRVYLAGCAYAFEHDDVSIFQIVCRKAGRSAKTLPWSRRYMYEHALPR, encoded by the coding sequence ATGTTCTGGGAAAAGAAGCTGGCACAGTGGGCGGACGAAGTACGGGCGAAAGCGAACATACCGGCGCGCCTCGTGCTGTGGAACGGCGATCAACTCGATTTCGGCACCTTCAGCGCGCCGCAGGTCACGCTGAAGGTCAACACCGCGTCGGCGTTGCCGCTGTTGCTCGAACCGAGCCTCGACAATCTCGGCGAGGCGTACATAAAGGGCAAGATCGACATCGAAGGCAGGCTGTCGGACATCATCAACATCAGCTATTCGCTCGCGCGCAGCACGGTCACCAGCGCGAGCAAGCTCGCGCGCGTGAAGCGCTACTTCAATCACACGAAGAACACCGACAAGAAGGCGATCCAGTATCACTACGACGTCTCGAACGAGTTCTACCAGCTGTGGCTCGACGAGAACATGGTGTACTCGTGCGCGTACTTCGAGAACGGCGACGAAGATCTTGCCACCGCGCAGATCAAGAAGATCGACCACATCCTGACCAAGATCCAGCTCGAGCCCGGCCAGCGCCTGCTCGACATCGGCTGCGGCTGGGGCGCACTGGTGCTGCGCGCCGCGCAGAAGTTCGGCGCGACCTGCCTGGGCGTCACGCTGTCGCAGAACCAGTTCGATCTCGCGACCGCGCGCGTGAAGGCCGCCGGGCTCGAGGACAAGATCGAGATCCGCCTGCAGGACTATCGCGAGATCGACGGCCAGTTCGACCGCATCACGAGCGTCGGGATGTTCGAGCACGTCGGCCGCAAGAACCTGCCGCTCTATTTCTCGCGCGTACGCGAGCTGCTGACCGATGAAGGCATCGCGATGAACCACGGGATCACGTCGACCGACGCGGAAAGCGGCGAAACGGCGCTCGGCGGCGGCGAATTCATCGACCGCTACGTGTTCCCGGACGGCGAGCTGCCGCACATCAGCCTCGCACTCGAAGCGGCGCAGCGCGGCGGACTCGAGGCGATTGACGTCGAAAGCCTGCGGCGGCACTATGCGCGCACGCTCGAGATCTGGACCGAGAATTTCGAACTGAAGGCGGAACGGGCGCGCGCGCTCGTCGACGACGAAAAATTCCGCATCTGGCGCGTGTACCTCGCCGGTTGCGCGTATGCATTCGAGCACGACGACGTGTCGATCTTCCAGATCGTGTGCCGCAAGGCCGGACGCAGCGCGAAAACGCTGCCGTGGTCGCGGCGCTATATGTACGAACACGCGCTGCCGCGCTAG